AATCTCCAACTTCATCAGATATTCTTAGCCTGCCAATGTTACTGACAGCAGTAGTCGGGTTAGGAATTAATGGTTGTAATGCTTTTTGGTTGCACGAGTGCTGTCACTGCGATCTTAATTTTAAAGCAGCCTTCTTGCACGTCCTGTCAGATTTATTTAGCTCGTTTGGTGTAATTTTAGCTGCGATCGCCATTTCCTGGCTTGGTTGGATGTGGGCTGATAGTGCAATTAGTCTTTTAGTATCAGGACTTGTTGCCATCTCGGCTACTGCATTACTGCTACAAAGCCTTTGGATGCTATTTGGCACCTCCCCTACTACTAATGCTTGCGACTGTGAAAAACGTGACATGGAAAAACTATTATTTCCATCATTAGAGGAGATTTTGCGATGAGCAGTTTATGCTCAATTCAGTTTGTGCAGAAGCGATGGAAAGTAGTTAGCACTTTTGCGATCATAGCAATGACTTGGCTAGCTACTATACTACCTGTCCAGGCGCAAGGAGCAGACGAAGAACTCGTTCGCATCTGGCCTACAAATAATACAACTATACTGGTTGGGCAACGTTTTGATTTGCGTGTAGAAAGCTTAATTCCTGCGCAGTCAACACCGAAATTAGAATCAATCACAATCAACGGCAATAACTTTACTGGAACTTTTAGACAGCGAATCAACGAACAGCTACAACTCCCTGGTGGTTCTATCGAAATAGGACAACCGCCCGAAGGCTCAAACCTTTTTGGTCAAACGCTACGCAACTGGAGTTTGCCCACTCCAGGACGTTACGAAATTGTAGCGACTCTGAACATCGACGGACGCCAAGTTTCTGCGCGTAATACTTACCGCGTTCAACCATTTCAAAAACGAGGTCAACTCAACAAAGTGATCTTTTTTGTTGGCGATGGAATGGGAACACCATTACGCACAGGGGCACGGATTATGAAATATGGTGTCAAAGATGGGCAACCAGGCGGTTATCTACAGATGGAGCAAATGCCAGTCACAGGCTTAGTGGCTACGCACTCACTCGATAGTATTATTCCAGATTCTGCGAACACTGCTGCTGCTTGGGTTTCTGGAGCAAAAACGATTAATAATGCCCTGAATGCCTTTCCTGACAATACACCAGAAAATCCGCTTGATAATCCTCGAATTGAAACTCTGCCCCAGTACATGAAGCGAAGATACAACTGGGGCATTGGATTGGCAACAACAGCGTTTTTAACTGACGCTACACCCGCAGCCTTCGCCGCAAACCAACGTCTGCGCTTCTCATATGAACAAATTGCACAACAATATTTTGATTTTGTGAGAGACGGTTGGGCTTTACCAGAAACCGGATATCGTAGCCTAAAAGAATTATCACAACCTGTTGATGTTATCCTTGGTCCAGGAGCGCGTCATTTTGTGCCAAATGAAGAGCGTGCTGCTGAATTTAGAGATACAGTATTCCGCCGCGATAATCAAGATTTAGTTGCTGTT
This sequence is a window from Chroogloeocystis siderophila 5.2 s.c.1. Protein-coding genes within it:
- a CDS encoding alkaline phosphatase, producing MSSLCSIQFVQKRWKVVSTFAIIAMTWLATILPVQAQGADEELVRIWPTNNTTILVGQRFDLRVESLIPAQSTPKLESITINGNNFTGTFRQRINEQLQLPGGSIEIGQPPEGSNLFGQTLRNWSLPTPGRYEIVATLNIDGRQVSARNTYRVQPFQKRGQLNKVIFFVGDGMGTPLRTGARIMKYGVKDGQPGGYLQMEQMPVTGLVATHSLDSIIPDSANTAAAWVSGAKTINNALNAFPDNTPENPLDNPRIETLPQYMKRRYNWGIGLATTAFLTDATPAAFAANQRLRFSYEQIAQQYFDFVRDGWALPETGYRSLKELSQPVDVILGPGARHFVPNEERAAEFRDTVFRRDNQDLVAVAQQQGYTIVTDVNSMNQAPNDRKILGLFLGDFREGAALGPQNIPSVLDLLIARGRATIDGRGASQLNPPVPPEFATIPKLEEMTRKAIAVLEAVSPQGWMLQVESSQSDKLAHPLDPDRTLYEVLTLDKSVEVARQFVAQNPNALVIVTADHAQGQTVGGTVDSRAIRENRIDLNDAMQSFGDAGFTTYQDTDGDGYPNEANPDTKLAIGISARPTFRTDFLTDDLNLPPSGEDGTEPNPERDPNGLLLTNDLERGTTVANHTGDDVPIAVQGPGAGLFTGVMDNIEVFQRMAAIISGVRNRQDLATGRPSITATETES
- a CDS encoding cation diffusion facilitator family transporter; this encodes MPKLHSNTRKIQILQLAIGLEISFFAVELGVGLWVHSLSLLADAGHLLSDVAALGVTLIASWMAQSARRHAKYGNGRIELYAALLNSLSLIILASWVATEAIARMQSPTSSDILSLPMLLTAVVGLGINGCNAFWLHECCHCDLNFKAAFLHVLSDLFSSFGVILAAIAISWLGWMWADSAISLLVSGLVAISATALLLQSLWMLFGTSPTTNACDCEKRDMEKLLFPSLEEILR